From the genome of Plasmodium malariae genome assembly, chromosome: 9, one region includes:
- the PmUG01_09050500 gene encoding phosphatidylinositol N-acetylglucosaminyltransferase subunit H, putative, with protein sequence MKNEIRKIEHVYGIEYVSEKKEKKKKVLFVLIILSLYYMYNLYAVYKKGYFVFNEFQIFLFVTYLSFIVVYSNNQCLEKLFLINNVGIQIEKKDLFQRQLKFICLNDVKSIFINEAIYIFEICPYLCIILKNNKFVVLFENFNLEMKSLVNIYRDMKRIVFYNDYKKLRGVKAVDIKEEKGENEEENNFVFLDDVAYAANIKSSSEEENIFKLLNFSSGENHKIDDKSQELEKMKIYDIYINKKLALEIMNN encoded by the exons atgaaaaacgaAATAAGGAAAATTGAACATGTGTATGGAATTGAATATGTATcagagaaaaaggaaaaaaaaaaaaaggttttatttgtgttaataattttatctctatattatatgtataatctCTATGCG GTATATAAGAAAGgatattttgttttcaatGAATTTCAAATATTCCTTTTTGTCACGTACTTGTCATTTATTGTagtatattcaaataatcAGTGTCTCG AAAAGCTTTTCCTAATAAACAATGTAGGCATACAAATTGAGAAGAAGGATTTGTTCCAGCGTCAGttgaaatttatttgtttaaatgACGTAAAAAGCATTTTCATTAATGAG gccatatacatatttgaaATATGCCCCTATTTGTGCATCATCCTGAAAAACAACAAATTCGTTGTTCTCTTTGAG aaTTTTAACTTAGAAATGAAAAGCTTAGTAAACATATATAGGGATATGAAAAGAATAGTTTTTTATAACGATTACAAAAAGTTAAGAGGTGTGAAAGCAGTAGATATCAAGGAAGAAAAAGGTGAAAacgaagaagaaaataattttgtattcCTTGACGATGTTGCATATGCAGCAAATATTAAATCTTCTagtgaagaagaaaatatttttaaattattaaattttagttCAGGAGAAAACCATAAAATTGATGATAAATCACAAGAACTtgagaaaatgaaa